Part of the Kitasatospora sp. NBC_00374 genome is shown below.
GAAGCCCGTCGCGGTGGTCCTCACCCACGGACACATCGACCACATCGCCTCGGTGATGCCGATCTGCGGCGCCCGCGGCGTGCCCGCCTGGATCCACCCCGAGGACCGCTACATGATGGCCGACCCGGAGCGGGCGCTCGGCCGCTCGCTCGGGCAGCAGCTGATGGGCAGCCTCACCGTCGGCGAGCCGGACGACGTGCGGGAGCTCACGGACGGCAGCCTGTTGGAGCTGGCCGGCCTGCGGCTCACCGTCGACCACGCACCCGGCCATACCAAGGGGTCGGTGACCTTCAGGACGCCTGCGAGTGACGCCCGTTCCTCCGATCAGGGGGTCCCACCGGTGCTGTTCTCGGGTGACCTGCTCTTCGCCGGCTCCATCGGGCGTACGGACCTCCCGGGCGGGGACAGCGCGGCGATCATGCAGTCGCTGGCCCGGGTGTGCCTGCCCCTCGACGACGCCACCGTGGTCCTGTCCGGCCACGGCTCCCAGACCA
Proteins encoded:
- a CDS encoding MBL fold metallo-hydrolase yields the protein MFVAGFPAGAWGTNCYLVAPAAGEECVIVDPGHEATQGVEDLIREHRLKPVAVVLTHGHIDHIASVMPICGARGVPAWIHPEDRYMMADPERALGRSLGQQLMGSLTVGEPDDVRELTDGSLLELAGLRLTVDHAPGHTKGSVTFRTPASDARSSDQGVPPVLFSGDLLFAGSIGRTDLPGGDSAAIMQSLARVCLPLDDATVVLSGHGSQTTIGRERATNPYLKQAAGALDAPAFPRRGM